One window from the genome of Pandoraea fibrosis encodes:
- a CDS encoding bile acid:sodium symporter family protein: MARPRFLPDNFTLMLVVTVVLASFLPAHGEGEVAFNLLTNVAIAALFFLHGAKLSREAVLAGATHWRLHLLVFASTFVMFPIVGVALKPVLSWMVTPELYLGILFLCTLPATVQSAIAFTSIARGNVPAAVCSASASSLFGIFITPVLVGLIVVHHDGNTGASPFDSIGNIMLQLLVPFIAGQLSRKAIGKWVERHRALLKIVDQGSILLVVYTAFSEAVNTGLWHQIPPLALLGLLGCCAVILAIMLAVTTYSARWLGFSREDEITIVFCGSKKSLASGIPMAKVLFATGPLGAIVLPLMLFHQMQLMVCAVLAQRYANRQRAAQAGKGVKAGAAKPAVRDGKSDSSAKAGAGR, from the coding sequence ATGGCCAGACCGCGTTTCCTTCCTGACAATTTCACGCTGATGCTGGTGGTGACCGTTGTGCTCGCCAGCTTCCTGCCGGCGCACGGCGAGGGCGAAGTCGCCTTCAACCTGCTCACCAACGTGGCAATTGCCGCATTGTTCTTCCTGCACGGCGCGAAGCTTTCGCGCGAGGCGGTGCTCGCCGGTGCGACGCATTGGCGTTTGCACCTGCTGGTGTTCGCCAGCACGTTCGTGATGTTCCCGATCGTCGGCGTGGCGCTCAAGCCGGTGCTGTCGTGGATGGTGACGCCGGAGCTGTATCTCGGCATTCTTTTCCTTTGCACGCTGCCGGCAACGGTGCAGTCCGCCATCGCCTTCACGTCGATCGCCCGTGGCAACGTGCCGGCGGCGGTGTGCAGTGCGTCGGCGTCGAGCCTGTTCGGCATTTTCATCACGCCGGTGCTCGTCGGCCTGATCGTGGTCCATCACGATGGGAATACTGGCGCGTCGCCGTTCGACTCGATCGGCAACATCATGCTGCAACTGCTCGTGCCGTTCATCGCGGGACAGCTCTCGCGCAAAGCCATCGGCAAATGGGTCGAGCGTCATCGCGCGCTGCTCAAGATTGTCGATCAGGGCTCGATTCTGCTGGTGGTCTACACCGCGTTCAGCGAGGCGGTGAATACCGGCTTGTGGCATCAGATTCCGCCGCTGGCGCTGCTGGGCCTGCTGGGCTGCTGTGCGGTGATTCTGGCCATCATGCTGGCCGTGACCACTTATTCCGCCCGTTGGCTCGGTTTCTCGCGCGAGGACGAGATCACGATCGTCTTCTGCGGCTCGAAGAAGAGCCTCGCGAGCGGCATTCCGATGGCCAAGGTGCTGTTTGCCACCGGACCGCTTGGCGCCATCGTCTTGCCGCTCATGCTGTTCCATCAAATGCAACTGATGGTCTGCGCGGTGCTGGCACAACGCTATGCCAACCGCCAACGCGCGGCGCAGGCGGGCAAGGGCGTGAAGGCCGGCGCTGCCAAGCCCGCAGTTCGCGACGGCAAGTCCGACAGCAGCGCCAAGGCTGGCGCGGGTCGCTGA
- the gluQRS gene encoding tRNA glutamyl-Q(34) synthetase GluQRS, whose amino-acid sequence MVNASAHTAAPPASSTPRYRGRFAPSPTGPLHRGSLVTALASWLDARAHDGVWIVRMEDLDEPRCVPGAAEDILATLTRLGLHSDEPVVWQSRRHALYEQALASLTARALVYPCGCTRREIADSLTRVHARHSTLAYPGTCREGLHGKTARAWRLRVPDGDAARMRFEDRWMGMQTQDLATEVGDFVLRRADGQWAYQLAVVVDDQAQDITDIVRGEDLLDSTARQIYLQACLGAPTPRYLHVPLVMAEDGEKLSKQNGAAPLVLDTPEAVLSALKDAATHLGLPASLANVSHCEDFYAAATLAWREQHGG is encoded by the coding sequence GTGGTCAACGCTTCGGCGCACACCGCCGCGCCGCCCGCCAGCTCAACGCCCCGCTACCGGGGCCGTTTCGCGCCCTCGCCGACCGGGCCGTTGCATCGTGGCTCGCTCGTCACCGCACTGGCCAGTTGGCTCGACGCACGAGCGCACGACGGTGTCTGGATCGTTCGCATGGAAGATCTGGACGAACCCCGATGCGTGCCGGGCGCGGCCGAAGACATTCTCGCCACGCTAACGCGTCTGGGTCTGCATTCGGACGAACCCGTCGTCTGGCAGAGTCGACGGCACGCCCTGTACGAACAGGCGCTCGCTTCGCTCACGGCCCGCGCTCTGGTGTACCCCTGTGGTTGCACGCGACGCGAAATTGCCGACTCGCTCACGCGTGTCCATGCGCGTCACAGCACACTGGCCTATCCGGGTACTTGCCGCGAGGGCCTGCATGGCAAGACGGCGCGCGCATGGCGCCTGCGGGTGCCGGACGGCGACGCCGCCCGCATGCGCTTCGAAGATCGCTGGATGGGTATGCAGACCCAGGATCTGGCCACGGAGGTCGGCGACTTCGTGCTCAGGCGTGCCGATGGTCAATGGGCTTACCAGTTGGCCGTCGTCGTTGACGATCAGGCGCAAGACATTACCGATATCGTGCGTGGCGAAGATTTGCTGGACTCCACGGCGCGCCAGATCTATCTGCAAGCCTGCCTCGGTGCCCCGACGCCACGCTATCTGCACGTTCCGCTGGTCATGGCCGAGGATGGAGAGAAGCTGAGCAAACAGAACGGCGCGGCGCCGCTCGTGCTCGATACCCCTGAGGCGGTGCTCTCCGCCCTCAAAGACGCCGCCACGCATCTCGGCTTGCCCGCGTCCCTCGCCAATGTCTCTCACTGCGAAGACTTTTACGCAGCCGCAACGCTGGCATGGCGCGAGCAGCACGGGGGCTGA
- the blaOXA gene encoding OXA-62 family carbapenem-hydrolyzing class D beta-lactamase, with protein sequence MKKRISRWRRCVFGWRVALAVVSPVVFAIPAPAAQAAEATTVRMTERADWGKLFDAEGVKGTIVVLDGRTQTYQAFDTARAERRMSPASTYKIFNSLLALESGALDNEREIIPWDGKPRRGKYWNAAMDLRTAFRVSCLPCYQVVSHKIPRQFAQGKLNEVGYGNHTIGRAADAYWVDDSLQISAREQVDFLQRLARGTLPFSARSQDIVRQISIVEANPDYVLHGKTGWFVDKKPDIGWWVGWIERDGNITTVALNIDLKGDADAPKRARIVRAVLKNLQLI encoded by the coding sequence ATGAAAAAGAGAATCTCTCGCTGGCGGCGCTGTGTCTTCGGATGGCGGGTGGCGCTCGCGGTCGTCTCTCCCGTCGTGTTTGCCATCCCGGCGCCTGCGGCGCAAGCCGCGGAGGCGACAACGGTTCGCATGACGGAGCGTGCCGATTGGGGCAAGCTATTCGACGCGGAAGGGGTCAAGGGAACGATCGTGGTGCTCGACGGGCGCACGCAGACGTATCAGGCGTTCGATACGGCGCGCGCCGAGCGACGGATGTCGCCCGCGTCGACCTACAAGATCTTCAACAGCCTGCTCGCCCTGGAGTCGGGAGCCCTGGACAACGAGCGCGAGATTATCCCTTGGGACGGCAAGCCGCGTCGGGGGAAGTACTGGAACGCTGCGATGGACTTGCGCACGGCGTTTCGCGTGTCGTGTCTGCCGTGCTATCAGGTGGTCTCGCACAAGATTCCCCGTCAGTTCGCGCAGGGCAAGCTCAATGAGGTCGGCTACGGGAACCACACCATCGGTCGTGCCGCAGACGCCTATTGGGTCGACGACAGCTTGCAGATTTCGGCGCGCGAACAGGTTGATTTCCTGCAACGTCTTGCGCGAGGCACGCTGCCGTTCTCGGCGCGCTCGCAAGACATCGTGCGCCAGATTTCCATTGTCGAAGCCAATCCCGACTATGTGCTGCACGGCAAGACAGGCTGGTTCGTCGACAAGAAGCCGGACATTGGCTGGTGGGTGGGCTGGATCGAGCGCGACGGCAATATCACCACGGTGGCGTTGAACATCGATCTGAAGGGCGACGCCGATGCGCCGAAACGGGCGCGCATCGTGCGTGCGGTGTTGAAGAACCTGCAGTTGATCTGA
- a CDS encoding carboxymuconolactone decarboxylase family protein, translating to MQRLNFIKASSRPYEHLGTLSRYFHDCGLPDGLVELVWLRASQLNGCAFCIDMHVTDGLKVGIDSRRLHLLAAWRETELYSPAERAALAWTEAVTNVQDGHVPDAVFDALRAHYDDKQITDLTFAIATINAWNRVAISFRSSLPKTPQGVR from the coding sequence ATGCAACGCCTGAACTTCATCAAAGCTTCCTCGCGCCCCTACGAACATCTCGGCACGCTGAGCCGTTACTTCCACGACTGCGGCTTGCCGGACGGGCTGGTGGAACTGGTCTGGCTGCGTGCGTCGCAACTCAACGGCTGCGCGTTCTGCATCGACATGCATGTGACCGACGGGCTGAAAGTGGGGATCGATTCGCGTCGTTTGCATCTGCTCGCCGCCTGGCGCGAGACTGAGCTGTATTCGCCGGCCGAGCGTGCAGCGCTGGCCTGGACGGAGGCGGTCACCAACGTACAGGATGGCCATGTGCCCGACGCCGTTTTCGACGCGCTGCGGGCGCACTACGACGACAAGCAGATCACCGATCTGACGTTTGCGATCGCAACGATCAACGCGTGGAACCGGGTGGCGATCTCGTTCCGCTCGTCGCTGCCGAAAACACCGCAAGGCGTGCGCTAA
- a CDS encoding sulfurtransferase: MSIVNIAAYKFVTLDDIATLRPALLERCQALDLKGTILLAPEGINLFLAGSRDAIDAFLAGLRADARFADLTVKESLSETQPFRRMLVRQKKEIITMKMPVIKPADGRAPGVDPATLKRWLDAGHDDEGRPVVMLDTRNDFEIDVGTFDNAIDYRLTKFSEFPDVIAAHREDFEGKTIVSFCTGGIRCEKAAIYMRDIGLEHTYQLDGGILKYFEDVGGAHYQGDCFVFDYRTALTPELAPSTTKQCFACRAVVTAEDQQSPDYVEGEHCPACIDTHPAASVPESPPAATPSVTPVTSA; the protein is encoded by the coding sequence ATGTCTATCGTCAATATCGCTGCGTACAAGTTCGTCACGCTCGACGACATCGCGACCCTGCGTCCAGCCCTGCTCGAACGCTGTCAGGCGCTCGACCTGAAGGGCACAATCCTGCTCGCCCCGGAAGGCATCAACCTGTTTCTGGCCGGCTCACGCGACGCCATTGACGCCTTCCTCGCCGGATTGCGCGCCGATGCCCGGTTTGCCGATCTCACCGTCAAGGAAAGCCTCTCCGAGACGCAGCCGTTCCGCCGGATGCTAGTGCGTCAGAAGAAGGAAATCATCACGATGAAGATGCCGGTCATCAAACCGGCAGACGGCCGCGCGCCCGGTGTCGACCCCGCCACGCTCAAGCGCTGGCTCGACGCCGGCCACGACGACGAGGGCCGTCCGGTCGTGATGCTCGACACACGCAACGACTTCGAAATCGATGTCGGCACGTTCGACAACGCCATCGACTATCGCCTGACGAAGTTCTCGGAATTCCCCGACGTGATCGCCGCACACCGCGAGGACTTCGAGGGCAAGACCATCGTGTCGTTCTGCACCGGCGGTATTCGTTGCGAGAAGGCGGCCATCTACATGCGCGATATCGGCCTCGAACATACGTATCAGCTCGACGGCGGCATTCTCAAGTACTTCGAAGACGTGGGCGGCGCGCACTATCAGGGCGACTGCTTCGTGTTCGACTATCGCACGGCACTCACGCCTGAGCTCGCGCCGTCGACGACCAAGCAATGCTTCGCTTGCCGCGCCGTCGTCACGGCCGAGGATCAGCAAAGCCCCGATTACGTCGAAGGCGAGCACTGTCCGGCGTGCATTGATACTCATCCTGCCGCCAGCGTGCCGGAAAGCCCCCCTGCCGCTACCCCGTCCGTCACGCCTGTCACGTCCGCTTGA
- the wrbA gene encoding NAD(P)H:quinone oxidoreductase codes for MANAKILVVFYSMYGHIYKMAEAVADGARSVAGADVTVMQVPELVPDEVLEKSGAKAARAAFASVPVARVDQLADYDAIIFGTPTRFGNMTAQMRNFLDQTGGLWAKGQLVGKVGSVFASTATQHGGQETTITSFHTTLLHHGMIIVGVPYTEPGLTNMGEITGGTPYGATTLAAGDGSRQPSENELKIAKTQGRHVAEIAAALKNGRAL; via the coding sequence ATGGCCAACGCCAAGATCCTGGTGGTGTTCTATAGCATGTACGGGCACATCTACAAGATGGCCGAAGCCGTCGCCGACGGCGCACGCAGCGTTGCCGGCGCCGATGTCACCGTGATGCAAGTCCCCGAGCTGGTGCCCGACGAAGTCCTCGAGAAGAGCGGTGCGAAGGCCGCGCGTGCGGCGTTCGCGAGCGTGCCCGTTGCCCGCGTCGATCAGCTGGCCGATTACGACGCGATCATCTTCGGCACCCCGACCCGCTTCGGCAACATGACCGCACAGATGCGCAACTTCCTCGACCAGACCGGCGGCCTTTGGGCCAAGGGGCAACTCGTGGGCAAGGTCGGCAGCGTGTTCGCCAGCACGGCAACGCAACACGGCGGTCAGGAAACGACGATCACGAGCTTTCACACCACGCTGCTGCACCACGGCATGATCATTGTCGGTGTGCCATACACCGAGCCGGGCCTCACCAACATGGGCGAAATTACCGGCGGCACCCCATACGGCGCGACCACGCTCGCCGCAGGCGACGGTTCGCGACAACCCAGCGAGAACGAATTGAAGATCGCGAAGACGCAAGGCCGTCACGTCGCGGAAATCGCTGCGGCGCTCAAAAACGGGCGCGCGTTGTAA
- a CDS encoding LysR family transcriptional regulator encodes MNISLRQLKVFLAVAEHGSFSRAGEDIGLTQPAVSRCIRELEQELGLKLVDRTTREVTLTEVGASLSATLARVLDELESALRDTHGLAEERRGRVRVASAPTISANLMPECISACAARYPDITLMLRDQVQTLATDSVRHGEVDFGVIVASEGTDDLVGEPIMVEPFLVVCDRSHRFAKQAQVTWKDLNGEKLVLLDYASGSRPLIDRALAEQGAYCQVAQEVGHAITVFRMVEAGIGISIMPALALPAMPGLPENGGHLVALPLVPQLDRTVMLVRRKNRTLSPAAQSVWELIRQITANTPHALGAKTAPKP; translated from the coding sequence ATGAATATCTCGCTGCGCCAGCTCAAGGTATTCCTCGCAGTGGCCGAACACGGCAGTTTCAGCCGTGCCGGCGAGGACATCGGCCTGACCCAGCCAGCCGTGAGTCGCTGTATCCGCGAGTTGGAACAAGAACTCGGCCTCAAGCTCGTGGACCGCACCACTCGGGAGGTCACACTCACCGAAGTGGGCGCTAGCCTCTCGGCAACGCTTGCCCGGGTGCTCGACGAACTCGAAAGCGCCTTGCGCGACACCCACGGCCTGGCCGAAGAGCGTCGCGGACGGGTGCGGGTCGCCAGCGCGCCCACGATCTCGGCCAATCTGATGCCCGAATGCATTTCGGCTTGCGCGGCCCGATACCCGGACATCACCCTCATGCTGCGCGATCAGGTCCAGACGCTCGCGACCGACAGCGTGCGGCATGGTGAAGTCGATTTCGGGGTCATCGTGGCGTCGGAAGGCACGGACGATCTGGTCGGCGAGCCCATCATGGTCGAGCCGTTCCTCGTGGTATGCGACCGCTCACATCGCTTCGCGAAGCAAGCGCAGGTGACATGGAAAGACCTCAACGGCGAGAAGCTGGTGCTGCTGGACTACGCGTCGGGCAGCCGGCCGCTGATCGACCGGGCACTGGCCGAGCAGGGTGCCTATTGTCAGGTAGCGCAGGAAGTCGGGCACGCCATTACCGTTTTCCGGATGGTCGAAGCGGGCATCGGCATCAGCATCATGCCGGCGCTGGCACTGCCCGCAATGCCGGGTCTGCCGGAAAACGGCGGACACCTTGTCGCCCTGCCGCTGGTGCCCCAACTCGACCGCACCGTCATGCTGGTGCGCCGCAAGAACCGCACGCTCTCTCCCGCCGCTCAGTCGGTCTGGGAATTGATCCGACAGATCACGGCCAACACGCCGCACGCGCTTGGCGCCAAAACGGCCCCCAAACCCTGA
- a CDS encoding DEAD/DEAH box helicase gives MADVNAVPTPGFDSFGLHADILRAIAEQGYTQPTPIQAQAIPVVLSGRDVMGAAQTGTGKTASFSLPIIQRLLPDANTSASPARHPVRALILTPTRELADQVADNVRAYAMHTPLRNTVVFGGVDMNPQKDALRRGVEILIATPGRLLDHVEQKTVNLSQVKMLVLDEADRMLDMGFLPDLQRILNLLPKQRQTLLFSATFSNDIKKLASSYLSNPVTIEVARRNATADKVEQVVYEVDEDDKRAAVVQILNERDLKQVIVFVNSKVGASRLARQLEREGIVTAAIHGDKSQNERMQALEAFKQGGIRALVATDVAARGLDITDLPGVINYDLPYNPEDYVHRIGRTGRAGASGEAISLCAPDERKQLVEIEKLIKRELKRGELVMERRSRSRDDRNGERYDRGERTDRSERSERHSRHDGLRASRSGSGSAPRRVRPEDEFFYKPYEPSPSADDAQRASQESAVPTTFGALPEKAPKRQVAALLAGFPRKASN, from the coding sequence ATGGCTGATGTAAATGCTGTTCCGACCCCCGGCTTCGATAGCTTTGGGCTACATGCGGACATCTTGCGGGCCATCGCCGAGCAGGGCTACACCCAACCGACACCGATCCAGGCGCAAGCCATTCCGGTCGTGTTGTCCGGTCGCGATGTCATGGGTGCCGCGCAAACGGGAACGGGCAAGACCGCCAGCTTCTCGCTGCCGATCATCCAGCGTTTGCTCCCCGATGCCAATACGAGTGCTTCGCCCGCCCGTCACCCGGTGCGTGCGCTGATTCTCACACCGACGCGTGAACTCGCCGATCAGGTCGCTGACAACGTGCGTGCCTATGCAATGCACACGCCGCTGCGTAATACGGTGGTGTTCGGTGGCGTCGACATGAATCCTCAGAAGGATGCCCTGCGACGCGGCGTGGAAATTCTGATTGCCACGCCGGGCCGCCTGCTCGATCACGTCGAGCAGAAGACGGTGAACCTGAGCCAGGTCAAGATGCTCGTGCTCGACGAAGCCGACCGCATGCTGGACATGGGCTTCCTGCCGGATTTGCAGCGCATTCTGAATTTGCTGCCGAAGCAGCGCCAGACGCTGCTGTTCTCGGCCACGTTCTCGAACGACATCAAGAAGCTCGCTTCGAGCTATCTCTCGAATCCGGTCACGATCGAAGTGGCGCGTCGCAATGCGACGGCCGACAAGGTCGAGCAAGTCGTCTACGAAGTCGATGAAGACGACAAGCGCGCCGCCGTGGTGCAGATTCTGAACGAGCGCGACCTCAAGCAGGTCATCGTGTTCGTCAACAGCAAGGTCGGGGCGAGCCGCCTGGCGCGTCAACTGGAGCGAGAAGGTATCGTGACCGCGGCGATTCACGGCGACAAGTCGCAAAACGAGCGGATGCAAGCGCTCGAAGCGTTCAAGCAAGGTGGCATCCGCGCGCTGGTGGCGACCGACGTTGCTGCACGCGGGCTGGACATCACCGATCTGCCGGGCGTGATCAACTACGACCTGCCGTATAACCCGGAAGACTACGTGCACCGTATCGGTCGCACGGGGCGTGCGGGAGCCTCGGGGGAGGCCATCTCGCTGTGCGCACCGGACGAGCGCAAGCAACTCGTGGAAATCGAGAAGCTGATCAAGCGCGAACTCAAGCGCGGCGAGCTGGTGATGGAGCGTCGCAGCCGTTCGCGCGATGACCGCAACGGCGAACGTTACGATCGCGGTGAGCGCACGGATCGCTCGGAGCGCAGCGAGCGTCATAGCCGTCACGATGGCCTGCGCGCCAGCCGTAGCGGTAGCGGTTCCGCGCCGCGTCGCGTTCGTCCGGAAGACGAATTTTTCTACAAGCCGTACGAACCGTCGCCATCGGCCGACGATGCACAGCGTGCCTCGCAGGAGTCCGCCGTACCGACCACGTTCGGTGCGTTGCCTGAGAAGGCGCCGAAACGCCAGGTCGCTGCGCTGCTCGCGGGTTTCCCCCGTAAAGCGAGCAACTGA